From the Kribbella sp. CA-293567 genome, the window CGCCGAGCGCGGCCCAGCGATAGACCGCGACCCACTGCGGCTCGGTCAGCCGGGCCGAGCGCGGCACGATCGCGGGCACCGAGTCCGGCACCACCCAGACCGGCCGACGGCGGTCGAAGTACTCCGCCGGCGTCACGGCCGTCTGCAAGGTCGCTGATGGCATGCCTGTCGACGACAGGCCGGTAGTAATGGTCGCGTCCGTTGCGGACGCGGTTTCCCCCATGACGGCATGATCCGTCACCCTAAGTCACCCCCCGGTGAACCGGCTACAACTCGAGTCACACTCTGTCACAATCTCCAGTGGACCCGGTCGTGTTACGCCGTGAAGTACACCGTCCCGTCGACGGCAGTTCACCGAGGGTACTACGCCCAAAGCCGGTCCGTCAGTAGTAACTACGGAGTGTTGGGAAGCGTTACGCACAGAGCGTTCCCGATCTCCGGCCGAGGGTTTTCCCGGCCCCGGACCAGGACCGGCTTCGCCATCGGAGGACCGGCCCCCAACACGCCGCGGGACCGCCGAAGCGGCCCCGCGGTGCGCGAAGGGGTGGCAGTGGCAGGAATCAGCCCGCGATCAGGCCGTCTCCGCTGATCAGCTCACGCATCTCCCCCAGCGAGCTGTCGCTCGGCGGCAGGATCGCGTCGGAGTCGTGCAGGACGTCGTCCGGCACCCGCTCGCCGGCCCGGACGAAGTCCAGCAGCGCGGCGAAAGCGGTCTTGAAGGCTTCCTCGTCGTTGGCCGAGACGGCCTTCTCCAGGTCGGTGTCGACCAGGTTCAGCTGGTCGAGCTTCTCGTCGGCCAGCTGGTACTGACCTTCGCCCATGATCCGGACGATCATCGTGCGTCTCCGTCCTGCGGTCGGGCCGGCTGCTGCGTGGGTTGCTGCGCCGGCTGCTGGGGCTGGGCCGCGCCGGGCGCGTCCTGGGCGATCTGCTTCGGCGCCTCGGCCGGAGCCAGCTGCGCCTTCATCGCGGCGAGCTCGGAGTCGACGTCGGATCCCGTCGACATCCGCTCGAGCTCGAGGGTGATGCTGTCCTTGGAGCTACCGGAAGCGTCGTCCAGCGCGCCGGAGGCGAGCAGTTCGTCGATCGCGCCGGCCCGGGCCTGCATCTGCTGGGTCTTGTCCTCGGCCCGCTGGACCGCGAGGCCGACGTCGCTCATCTCCTCGGAGATGCCGGAGAAGGCCTCGTTGATCCGGGTCTGCGCCTCGGCCGCCGTGTAGGTGGCCTTGATCGTCTCCTTCTTGGTGCGGAACGACTCGACCTTCGCCTGCAGCCGCTGCGACGCGAGGGTGAGCTTCTCCTCCTCGCCCTGCAGCTGGGCGTGCTGGGTGGTCAGGTCGTCGATCTGGCCCTGCAGCCCGGACTTGCGGGTCAGCGCCTCGCGAGCGAGGTCCTCCCGGCCCATCGAGAGCGCCTTCTGGGCCTGGTCCTGCAGCTTCTGCGACTGCGACTGCAGTTGCGAGGCCTGCAACTCGACCCGCTTCCGGCTGGTGGCCACATCAGCCACGCCGCGGCGTACCTTCTGCAGCAGTTCGAGCTGCTTCTGATACGAGTAGTCAAGGGTTTCGCGAGGATCTTCGGCCTTGTCCAAGGCCGTGTTGGCCTTGGCCTTGAAGATCGTCGACATCCGCCTGAAGATGCTCATCGATATCCGTACCCCTTCTGTGCCGGAGGTGACCCGGCGTGCGTGTCAACC encodes:
- the pspAA gene encoding PspA-associated protein PspAA, which codes for MIVRIMGEGQYQLADEKLDQLNLVDTDLEKAVSANDEEAFKTAFAALLDFVRAGERVPDDVLHDSDAILPPSDSSLGEMRELISGDGLIAG
- a CDS encoding PspA/IM30 family protein, whose protein sequence is MSIFRRMSTIFKAKANTALDKAEDPRETLDYSYQKQLELLQKVRRGVADVATSRKRVELQASQLQSQSQKLQDQAQKALSMGREDLAREALTRKSGLQGQIDDLTTQHAQLQGEEEKLTLASQRLQAKVESFRTKKETIKATYTAAEAQTRINEAFSGISEEMSDVGLAVQRAEDKTQQMQARAGAIDELLASGALDDASGSSKDSITLELERMSTGSDVDSELAAMKAQLAPAEAPKQIAQDAPGAAQPQQPAQQPTQQPARPQDGDAR